From Impatiens glandulifera unplaced genomic scaffold, dImpGla2.1, whole genome shotgun sequence:
AGGGCCTTATCTCAGTCACTTTTATTCCCCCAGTTGTGTGAAACATTGGCCAATTTTTTAATATCGATTGCACTCTGTTCTGTAGAGTGCTAAGATCCTGAAATAATTTTCAACCAAATTTTAGTTTTGAGTATATTATAcaaatatgttttcaaaaacataaGAATTTTACCTTTTCATTCACGTGTCGGTAGTGGATAGAGAGACAATATCTATTGTCTTCTATTAATGAACCAGGTATATCTTTCATCCCCTCCTCCATTTGAGCTTTTATctgaaaatttgaataatttaagtTTACTCAAAATCACTTgtaaaatttacaatttttacGTACAGCTTTAATGGAAGGAAGATATTCTTCCGCCGGTCGGAAAATGATATACTGATTTCCCTAcacaataaaatcaaaaaaagattaaaaacatatttattcaaaataataatcacAAGTATAGTTTAAGCAATCTTAATAAATAACCAAACCTTTTCATCAGTTCTATCGGATCTATATTTCCCACTATAAGTATTGTTTTTGGTGGGTGGACCTATAATGTCCATG
This genomic window contains:
- the LOC124917908 gene encoding probable trehalose-phosphate phosphatase 2, which gives rise to MRVAVREVAKRFPTAIISGRSRQKVSNFVKLEEIYYAGSHGMDIIGPPTKNNTYSGKYRSDRTDEKGNQYIIFRPAEEYLPSIKAIKAQMEEGMKDIPGSLIEDNRYCLSIHYRHVNEKDLSTLQNRVQSILKNWPMFHTTGGIKVTEIRPSIKWDKGDALKYLLETFKDISNSSKDLIPIYIGDDRTDEDAFT